A single region of the Epinephelus moara isolate mb chromosome 12, YSFRI_EMoa_1.0, whole genome shotgun sequence genome encodes:
- the LOC126399135 gene encoding protein ripply2-like has translation METFGTESGLTCVFSGDGVTQQSGGLWRPWTGAEDKTGAHKARSVHGDLSAAQHPKIPQVIHPVKLYWPKSRCFDYLYQDAEMLLRNYPVQATICPYEDSSSDEDSDDEEEDTEKELN, from the exons ATGGAGACTTTCGGTACCGAGAGTGGATTAACTTGTGTTTTCTCTGGGGACGGTGTTACGCAGCAGTCCGGTGGTTTGTGGAGACCGTGGACTGGAGCAGAGGACAAAACGGGCGCACACAAG GCCCGCTCTGTCCACGGAGATCTATCTGCTGCGCAGCACCCCAAAATTCCTCAGGTCATCCACCCAGTGAA GTTATACTGGCCGAAATCGAGATGTTTCGATTATCTGTACCAGGACGCAGAGATGCTCCTGCGCAACTACCCGGTCCAAGCGACCATCTGTCCTTACGAGGACTCCAGCAGCGATGAAGACAgcgatgatgaagaggaggacacGGAAAAGGAGCTGAACTAA
- the LOC126399125 gene encoding single-minded homolog 1-like isoform X3, which translates to MTAVLTPHQPYHSHFVQEYEAERSFFLRMKCVLAKRNAGLTSGGYKVIHCSGYLKIRQYSLDMSPFEGCYQNVGLVAVGHSLPPSAVTEIKLHSNMFMFRASLDMKLIFLDSRVAELTGYEPQDLIEKTLYHHVHSCDTFHLRCAHHLLLVKGQVTTKYYRFLAKHGGWVWVQSYATIVHNSRSSRPHCIVSVNYVLTDTEYKGMQLSLDQMSPTKPAFPYADSHSEDRKSTKSRLTQAKAKARVSPYPQQFSAFNPERSESDQDSQWGGSPLTDSASPQLLDPGEAAEASCAYRLYPDSGSLCYGLGLSEDDLAHAQTHPHTTTCDRVRCQSGRYFLGTPQSGREVWWDATRSVLSLPKSSVENSEGYEITSYHGAIHGRGHWDEDSVVSSPDGGGSTSDSGERYHGDHFRATPREPSKMETLIRATQQMIKEEESRLQQHKAPLDVSGLAKAHSPCFTSSLSHHSQLTMPSVVCRGPGAPSIDLPSERLHHRDSVKVLGPHDNDENTTSPASLSRLSSPSSDGLPRSGLSLTKDYMQTDLSPHPPQPQGSPLLYQAQERQPLDRQAAYALTGYSLEHLYDPENLRSYSGLACGGVQYDVASHVRMQAEQMQGHKATSVIITNGS; encoded by the exons GTGATCCACTGCAGTGGCTACCTGAAGATCCGTCAGTACAGTCTGGACATGTCCCCCTTTGAGGGCTGCTACCAGAACGTGGGTCTGGTGGCTGTGGGTCACTCGCTGCCGCCCAGCGCTGTGACTGAGATCAAACTGCACAGCAACATGTTTATGTTCAGAGCCAGTTTGGACATGAAGCTCATCTTCCTGGACTCCAG GGTGGCAGAGCTGACAGGTTACGAGCCCCAGGACCTGATCGAGAAAACCCTGTACCATCATGTCCACAGCTGTGACACCTTCCACCTCCGCTGTGCACACCACCTCT TGCTGGTAAAAGGCCAAGTCACCACTAAGTATTATCGTTTCCTGGCGAAGCACGGCGGCTGGGTCTGGGTCCAGAGTTACGCCACAATCGTCCACAACAGCCGGTCCTCGAGACCTCACTGTATAGTCAGCGTCAACTATGTCCTCAC GGACACTGAGTATAAGGGAATGCAGCTGTCTTTGGACCAAATGAGCCCCACCAAGCCAGCCTTCCCCTACGCTGACAGTCACAGTGAAGACAGGAAGAGCACCAAGTCACGTCTGACCCAGGCCAAGGCTAAAGCCAGAGTGTCACCCTACCCACAG CAGTTTTCAGCTTTCAATCCAGAACGCTCAGAGTCAGACCAGGACAGCCAGTGGGGAGGGAGCCCGCTGACAGACTCTGCATCTCCTCAGCTGCTGGATCCCGGCGAGGCTGCAGAGGCATCTTGCGCCTACCGACTGTATCCAGACTCAGGCTCCCTGTGCTACGGCCTGGGTCTATCAGAAGACGATCTCGCCCATGCCCAAACGCATCCTCACACCACCACCTGTGACCGGGTGCGATGCCAGAGCGGCCGCTACTTCCTCGGAACCCCCCAGTCGGGAAGAGAGGTGTGGTGGGACGCCACGCGCTCTGTGCTCTCGCTGCCAAAATCGTCCGTGGAGAACAGCGAGGGCTACGAAATCACATCCTACCATGGAGCCATTCACG GACGGGGCCACTGGGATGAAGACAGTGTAGTGAGTTCACCCGATGGAGGCGGGTCCACCAGTGATTCGGGTGAACGTTACCACGGTGACCACTTCCGGGCAACCCCTCGAGAGCCCAGCAAGATGGAGACCCTGATCCGAGCCACGCAGCAGATGatcaaagaggaagagagcCGTCTGCAGCAGCACAAGGCGCCACTGGACGTCTCAGGCCTCGCCAAAGCTCACAGCCCGTGCTTCACCTCTTCCCTGTCCCACCACTCCCAGCTCACCATGCCCAGCGTGGTGTGCCGCGGCCCGGGAGCCCCCAGCATCGACCTCCCCTCTGAACGCCTCCATCATCGGGACAGCGTCAAAGTGCTCGGTCCGCACGACAACGACGAAAACACAACCAGCCCCGCGTCTCTGTCTCGTCTCAGCAGCCCCAGCTCTGACGGCCTCCCCAGGTCGGGCCTCTCCCTCACCAAAGACTACATGCAGACGGATCTGTCCCCACACCCTCCACAGCCTCAAGGGAGCCCGCTGCTCTATCAGGCCCAGGAAAGGCAGCCACTGGACAGGCAAGCAGCCTATGCTTTGACTGGATACTCCCTGGAGCACCTGTATGACCCAGAAAACCTGCGGAGTTACTCGGGCCTGGCCTGTGGAGGAGTCCAGTATGACGTGGCGTCCCATGTGAGGATGCAGGCCGAGCAGATGCAGGGACACAAGGCCACCTCAGTTATCATAACCAACGGGAGCTGA